A region from the Bacillus sp. Marseille-P3661 genome encodes:
- the sspL gene encoding small, acid-soluble spore protein L — MTNPKNSNRGTAAPGVNPQGYSQDGMTPNPKSQLEQKAKKSNTKI; from the coding sequence ATGACAAATCCAAAAAACAGTAATCGAGGAACTGCTGCACCAGGAGTAAATCCACAAGGCTATTCACAAGATGGAATGACACCTAATCCCAAAAGTCAACTAGAACAAAAAGCTAAAAAGAGCAATACTAAAATATAA
- a CDS encoding divergent PAP2 family protein, translated as MNRGIVTAFASIGLAQFLKVPLTKIRTGKWDWSLIFSTGGMPSSHSAGVASLASYIAMKRGIPTIDFALSTIFGLIVMYDAQGVRRQTGELSVVVNDLHEEIERMEGLNGAANRHEQKEEKIKESLGHQPEEVVGGALLGTAMGVLSYLLQKK; from the coding sequence ATGAATAGAGGTATTGTTACTGCATTTGCATCTATTGGATTAGCCCAGTTTTTAAAGGTACCACTTACAAAAATTCGAACAGGAAAATGGGATTGGAGTCTAATTTTCTCAACAGGAGGAATGCCTAGCTCACATTCGGCCGGTGTAGCATCATTGGCTTCATATATTGCAATGAAACGTGGTATCCCAACTATTGATTTTGCGTTATCTACCATATTTGGCCTAATTGTAATGTATGATGCACAGGGTGTTCGCCGGCAAACAGGCGAATTGTCTGTGGTAGTAAATGACCTACATGAAGAAATTGAACGTATGGAAGGATTGAATGGTGCGGCTAATAGGCATGAACAAAAGGAAGAAAAAATTAAAGAAAGTCTTGGACATCAGCCAGAAGAAGTTGTTGGCGGAGCATTGCTAGGGACTGCAATGGGTGTACTAAGCTATTTGCTCCAAAAAAAATAA
- a CDS encoding DUF6123 family protein yields MAVSTVDYLNKLQEKGFHFQDDSLGFIKFGKVYTESPDSLVNVAIEITLKAQLQFDGSFFIALLEVFKAHNVSTKKQAYQLIKQKKIL; encoded by the coding sequence TTGGCAGTATCGACAGTAGATTATCTTAACAAGTTACAAGAAAAAGGCTTTCATTTTCAAGATGATTCATTAGGTTTTATTAAATTCGGAAAAGTATATACAGAATCTCCGGATTCGCTTGTAAATGTAGCGATAGAAATAACATTAAAAGCACAGCTGCAGTTTGATGGAAGTTTCTTTATTGCGCTATTAGAGGTCTTTAAAGCGCATAATGTTTCAACTAAAAAACAAGCATACCAACTCATTAAACAAAAAAAGATATTATAA
- a CDS encoding DMT family transporter encodes MKHHQLLADISLLLVAFIWGATFVLVQNAIALLEPFTFNCIRFGMAALFLTIWLLLIKRTLIKQINKQLLFSGIIIGIWLFTAYALQTFGLLYTASSKAGFITGLSVVLVPLLAFVFLRQAIKPFAITGVAIATIGLYLLTLGDSIALNFGDLLVFFCAISFAAHIIVTGKYTTFYSTLLLTIIQILTVSILSCIAAFFFEDWQLAFNPKVIGNFDVAIALGICSIFATALAFLAQTNFQKYTTPTRVALIFAMEPVFAAITAYFWAHERLGMKAMLGCLLIFIGMIFAEMPQKVFLVLKKNKYQRKKVI; translated from the coding sequence ATGAAACATCACCAATTGCTAGCAGATATCAGTCTATTACTCGTTGCATTTATCTGGGGAGCAACCTTTGTTTTAGTGCAAAATGCAATCGCCTTATTAGAGCCGTTTACTTTCAACTGCATTCGTTTTGGTATGGCAGCACTTTTTCTTACTATTTGGTTGCTGCTTATTAAGAGAACGTTAATAAAACAAATCAATAAACAGCTGCTATTCTCCGGAATTATCATCGGTATTTGGCTTTTTACAGCATACGCACTTCAAACATTTGGACTTCTATATACTGCATCATCCAAAGCTGGATTTATTACTGGTTTAAGTGTTGTTTTAGTCCCACTGCTTGCCTTTGTTTTTCTTAGACAAGCAATAAAGCCATTTGCAATCACAGGTGTTGCTATAGCGACAATTGGCCTTTATTTATTAACACTCGGAGATAGCATTGCATTAAACTTTGGAGATCTTTTAGTTTTTTTCTGTGCGATATCGTTTGCAGCGCATATTATTGTAACAGGTAAATATACAACATTTTATTCAACCTTATTGCTGACGATTATACAAATTTTAACCGTTTCAATATTAAGTTGTATTGCTGCATTCTTTTTTGAAGACTGGCAACTAGCCTTTAATCCAAAGGTGATAGGTAACTTCGATGTAGCAATAGCATTAGGTATTTGTTCAATTTTTGCAACAGCACTTGCTTTTTTAGCTCAAACAAACTTTCAGAAGTATACAACCCCTACTCGTGTTGCATTAATCTTTGCAATGGAGCCTGTTTTTGCAGCTATTACAGCTTACTTTTGGGCTCACGAACGTCTAGGAATGAAAGCAATGCTCGGTTGTTTACTCATCTTTATAGGAATGATATTTGCAGAAATGCCACAAAAAGTATTTTTGGTTTTAAAGAAAAATAAGTATCAACGAAAAAAAGTTATTTAA